GGATGATGTCCCCATGCCTAATCGTACAAGAAGGCCGGGTATTGCCTGGGTGAAATGACCAAAGTCTTCCGATCCCATACTTTGTGTCGTAAGATTGACCCGTTTTTCCGGTATCAAAAGATCATCTGCCACCTCTTCAAATAATTGAAAAAGTACAGGATTATTTTCCACGGAAGGGCAGTAACCGTAAAAACGTATTGTCGCTTCCGTGTTTTCCTGTATGCAGATGTCACGAACCGCTTTCTTGAATGCATCATGTGTTTGTTTGCGTAGTATTTCATTTACGGAACGAATGGTTCCCTGGATAAGCGCCTGATCGGGGATTACATTTGACCGTGTCCCGGTGTGTACCACTCCCACGCTCACCACACAGGGAAAATCATGTGTTTCCTGTGACCTGGTAAGGTTGCTAATGTTTTGCACAATATGCGCGGCGGCAAGAACAGGGCTGTTTGTCTCATGAGGACGTGCTCCATGACCTCCTTTTCCATGTATGGTAATATCAAAAAGATCATTTATTGCTGTTATCGTACCGGGTTTTGAAGCAACCGTACCGCTTTCCAGGTATGGCCACGAGTGAAGAGCAAAAATAGCAGATGGCAAAGGGGTGCCCAATGCCGCCTCCTCTATCATGGCCTGTGCGCCTTTGCCAACTTCCTCCCCAGGCTGAAAAATGACCTTTACCGTGCCTGCTAATTTGTTACGAAGCGAAGAAAGGATTCTGGCAGCTTCCAGCGCACAGACAATATGCCCGTCATGTCCGCAACTGTGAGAGTATCCTTTTCGTTTTGATGCGTACGGTTTCTCCGTCTTTTCCTCTACCTTGATTGCATCAATGTCTGATCGCAAAACGACAATGTTGCCAGGGAGGTCTCCCTTTATGGTTGCAACTATTCCTGTCCTGGCAATACCCTCCTCGAACGGGATGCCCATTGTTTGAAGCTCATGGGCAATCAACTGTGCAGTTTTCTTTTCTTCAAAGGATCTTTCCGGTATTTCGTGAAACCGTTGTCGCAACAGGGTTGCCTCAGGTACTCTCTGCCGTACCGCATCTCGAATAATGTCGCGCATCAAGGATCTCTCTCTGCAACGAGAAAATTTTAGAAGAGTTGTTTGTGCTTGCATGGCCTGTGACAGATACCGTCCTTTCCTTAGAGATTATTAAAATTTTTAGTATAACACGAAAATAAATACTTATCAACCAGTTAGCCTGTTGCTTTTGTTTTGTCACAGTCTGTATTGTTTCTCCTGTAACCGGTTACTTATTTCTTGACTCTGCAAGCAGGCAAGCATACACTGGTGGCGGGAGAAAAATTTCCTGTATCTGCACACTGTTTGGAATAAACAACAACTGCTCAAAATATTTCCTTGAGACTGAAAAAATATTTTCAGGGAAGGTTTTGGTCTGAAGAAGTGAACAGATACGCGTAAAAACGGATTTCGTTCGGTATGCTGACAATAATGGAAAGGAGACAGGTAATGCCCAATAGTGTTTATAAAATTATAGAATTAGTAGGAACCAGTGACGTTTCCTGGGAAGAGGCGGCAAAAACTGCCGTGGAGATGGCCGGAAAAAGTCTGAAAAATTTAAGAATTGTTGAGGTGAAAAAGTTGGACATGAAAATCGAAAATGGGAAAGTTGTTGGTTATCGTGCAAGGGTTAATGTTTCTTTTAAATATGAAGTAAAGGATTCATAATCGTCAGCAATGTGTTGTGTGTTATGAGGTGTTGCCGGAACGCATTGTCCCGTAGTGTTATTTGTTTGGAGCATGTATTGAGTCCTTCAATAATCGGACCGTATTGCTTTTGCCTGTCGTAAACCATTTTTCGGAGGTAATGAAAATGTTATCGGTAAGGGGCGCCACCGTTTATACCGGGAAAGATGTCGTATATGATGCCATTATTAATTTTGATCATACGACGATAGTTGATATTTCAAACACGAAACTTGGTGAAATGGTCGGCGAGTTCGAGGTGATAACTCCAGCGTTTATAGACCCCCATTGCCATATTGGCATGCGCAGGGCAGGAGAACCTTCTTCTGAAGAAGAAACAAACGAAAAGATGGATGCCTTTACGATACTCGCAAAAGCTCTTGATTCTGTACAAATGGATGATTCTTCGTTTCAGGATTCCGTTGAGGCCGGGGTGCTGTATTCATGTGTGCTCCCTGGAAGTGGAAACATATTGGGGGGGAGATCTGCCGTAATTCGGAATTATGGAAAAACAACTACGGAGGCATTTATATCCCAGGCGCCATCCAGCATAAAAGCGGCTGTTGGATACAACCCCATGTCAACGCATGAGTGGAAAGGAACACGCCCGCATACCCGCATGGGTTCAATGGCGCTTTTACGAGAAAAATTGTATGCCGTAAAATCAAAACTGGGAAAAAAGAGGACTACGGAAGAGGAAAAGGAAGAAAAAGGGGTATGTCTTTCCCGTGAGGAAGAGATCATAAGAGATATTCTGTATGGTAAAGAATTATTAAGGGTTCACGTTCACAAGACGGACGACATTGAGTCTGTCCTGCGGCTTGTTGACGAATTTCATGAGCTTAATGCGGATTTTAAGATTTCCGTTACAGTTGATCATGCGTGTGATGTTCATGAAATTGATGTTTTCAATACCTTGAGGGAAAGGGGCATTGCCGTCGTATACGGACCAATGGATTCTCTGGCTTACAAGGTAGAACTGAAACATGAAGGCTGGAGAAATATCAAATATCTCCTGTCTTCGGACGTTACCTATGGACTCATGACAGACCATCCGGTAATTTTACAAAGAATGCTTCTGTTTCAGTTGCGATGGTTTATCCGTATGGGAGTAACGAAGCATCAGGCGATACGTGTTATAACCCATAACAATGCAAACATCTTGGGGCTGGGCGCTATCCTGGGAACCCTGGAAAAGAACAAATGGGCATCCTTTCTTTGTTGGAACGGTGACCCTTTTGATATGACTCGCTATCCTGTAACGGTATACGGAGAGGGAAAACTGTTGTTTCAGTTGCTCTAAAAAAGGAAAAAGCTGATATGCAGGTGGAAGGTGGATATGAATGGCTACAGCTAATACCCGTAAACTTTTTATTGTTGTAAATGCGTAAAAAATACCGTATAAGGTTGTAGGGACAGAGAAGAATAATAAGAACAGGACAGGATTATTTTCCCTTGTACGGTATCTATGCAAGGTGTTTGAGAAGAAAAAGCCCCAAGGATAGATATCAGGAAAAAACCGGTAGTTCCCAGGTAACGACAGGAGAGATTTCCTCCGGCATGAGTACTGTGGGACGGGATAATAGTATGACATTAAGAGAAAGAAGAAAATCCTCTCGAATAAAGATAAACCTTCCGTTCGAATTTGATTTTGGTGGGGTTGTTATCGCCGCCAGAGGACTATACTTGAGTTGCTCCGGTGTATATTGTGAAGCAGAGACGCATGTTCCTTTTATGACAAAATTGAGATTGATGGTTGTATTGCCCGGAAAGAAAGAGAAGATAGAATGCTGTGGGGTTGTCGTCCGGGTTGATGAATTTTTTTCTGAGACTCACAAGAAGATGATGTACAAATTAGCAATCTATTTTGATGAAATCGGAGATAGTGAAAGGGGAAAAATAGCAAGTTACATCAGCTCTTGCAAAGAATAACAGAGGCAGGAGAAAAAGCAAATGCCGGGAGATCCGGTTGATCGCCGGCAATCAAAAGCAGGTGAGCCTATTGATTATTCAGAAGGCGGCGCCATGCGGAGCAAAAGCGGGCTTCGGTGCAATCTCAATAACGGGCCCATTTGTTCTTTGTGTCGCCGTTGCGACAAGATTACTATGGTCGTATCATGACATTTCCGTAACGGCAACGGAAAATTTCTCGCGAAACCATCTAGGTGTTAGAATTTATTTCTTGTGGATAATCCGTGTCATGTATCGCAAAAGAATTAACCGTGATATAATTCCCACAACCTTGCCGTCTCTTAACACGGGAACAGCATGTATCCTATTGTCCAACATGCCGGAAGCGGCTTTAATTATCGAATCCTCCTCGGTTACTACAGCCGAAGCGATTGGCTTTGACATAAGATCCCTTATAGCAACATCCTTGCAGGAAAGACATCGTTTTTCGAAAGAGTCCACCTCCATGACTGAAAACAATGCATCGCCCGCATGTAAATATTTTGGCATAAGCACCTTTAAAAGATCTGCCTCCGTTATGATCCCTGTGAGTTTTTCATCTTTGTCTACCACGAGCATGACATGATACCTGATCTTGTCAAGCATTTCTATGACATCTAAAAATGTGCCAGAAACAGGAACTATCGCGGGGTCTGTGCTCATAATATCCTTAACTTTCATACTATT
The Candidatus Brocadiaceae bacterium DNA segment above includes these coding regions:
- a CDS encoding PilZ domain-containing protein, producing the protein MRRKSPKDRYQEKTGSSQVTTGEISSGMSTVGRDNSMTLRERRKSSRIKINLPFEFDFGGVVIAARGLYLSCSGVYCEAETHVPFMTKLRLMVVLPGKKEKIECCGVVVRVDEFFSETHKKMMYKLAIYFDEIGDSERGKIASYISSCKE
- a CDS encoding CBS domain-containing protein; translation: MKVKDIMSTDPAIVPVSGTFLDVIEMLDKIRYHVMLVVDKDEKLTGIITEADLLKVLMPKYLHAGDALFSVMEVDSFEKRCLSCKDVAIRDLMSKPIASAVVTEEDSIIKAASGMLDNRIHAVPVLRDGKVVGIISRLILLRYMTRIIHKK
- a CDS encoding dodecin family protein: MPNSVYKIIELVGTSDVSWEEAAKTAVEMAGKSLKNLRIVEVKKLDMKIENGKVVGYRARVNVSFKYEVKDS
- a CDS encoding M20 family metallopeptidase, whose protein sequence is MRDIIRDAVRQRVPEATLLRQRFHEIPERSFEEKKTAQLIAHELQTMGIPFEEGIARTGIVATIKGDLPGNIVVLRSDIDAIKVEEKTEKPYASKRKGYSHSCGHDGHIVCALEAARILSSLRNKLAGTVKVIFQPGEEVGKGAQAMIEEAALGTPLPSAIFALHSWPYLESGTVASKPGTITAINDLFDITIHGKGGHGARPHETNSPVLAAAHIVQNISNLTRSQETHDFPCVVSVGVVHTGTRSNVIPDQALIQGTIRSVNEILRKQTHDAFKKAVRDICIQENTEATIRFYGYCPSVENNPVLFQLFEEVADDLLIPEKRVNLTTQSMGSEDFGHFTQAIPGLLVRLGMGTSSAPLHTSNFDFCDNALESGIIILVGLAMSAAKKDLSVLQKCHDGPISKK
- a CDS encoding amidohydrolase family protein, giving the protein MLSVRGATVYTGKDVVYDAIINFDHTTIVDISNTKLGEMVGEFEVITPAFIDPHCHIGMRRAGEPSSEEETNEKMDAFTILAKALDSVQMDDSSFQDSVEAGVLYSCVLPGSGNILGGRSAVIRNYGKTTTEAFISQAPSSIKAAVGYNPMSTHEWKGTRPHTRMGSMALLREKLYAVKSKLGKKRTTEEEKEEKGVCLSREEEIIRDILYGKELLRVHVHKTDDIESVLRLVDEFHELNADFKISVTVDHACDVHEIDVFNTLRERGIAVVYGPMDSLAYKVELKHEGWRNIKYLLSSDVTYGLMTDHPVILQRMLLFQLRWFIRMGVTKHQAIRVITHNNANILGLGAILGTLEKNKWASFLCWNGDPFDMTRYPVTVYGEGKLLFQLL